From a region of the Hymenobacter jejuensis genome:
- a CDS encoding NUDIX hydrolase: protein MSTIYTTFREAAVLVPVYRDAAGDLQLVLVRRGDFGVHGGQLAFPGGKRDPEDNSLLATALRETEEEIHLPPTSVEVLTQLPAVSTNASGFRVTPFLGRITRPAEAWRWMEHEIAEVLEVSVRHLADPATHGEELVQFPNWPDPQQIAFYRVGEYRLWGLSYRIIRPLVVPLLAGKWKI from the coding sequence GTTTTGGTGCCTGTGTACCGCGACGCAGCCGGTGATTTGCAGTTGGTGCTTGTGCGGCGCGGCGACTTTGGCGTACACGGCGGGCAACTTGCCTTCCCCGGTGGCAAACGCGACCCGGAAGACAATTCATTGCTAGCCACGGCGTTACGCGAAACCGAAGAAGAAATTCACCTGCCGCCTACTTCGGTAGAGGTGCTCACGCAACTTCCTGCCGTTTCGACGAACGCGTCGGGGTTTCGCGTAACGCCCTTTTTGGGGCGCATCACTCGCCCGGCCGAGGCGTGGCGCTGGATGGAGCACGAAATCGCGGAAGTGCTGGAAGTATCAGTCCGGCACCTTGCTGACCCGGCTACGCACGGCGAAGAGCTGGTGCAGTTTCCAAACTGGCCTGATCCTCAGCAGATTGCTTTCTACCGCGTGGGCGAATACCGGCTGTGGGGCTTAAGCTACCGCATCATTCGGCCGCTCGTTGTGCCGTTGCTGGCCGGGAAGTGGAAGATTTGA